A single Microbacterium protaetiae DNA region contains:
- a CDS encoding TetR/AcrR family transcriptional regulator, whose protein sequence is MVDRKMPTLAQKRSVETRDALIEGAATVFARLSYGEARLRDIAGDSGISEGSIYFHFGTKAEIAGAVIAAQQERMTAVLAGVRGSAKAPRAGLEQLLLLLTRLAKLISKDPVVQGGIRLAGEPSPELSNNVSEPYFEWVRIVSSLVRQGIADGSIRADVDVERVSETINYLFVGAQVLSGLADSWKSFPVRLKRVIPTVEALLQH, encoded by the coding sequence ATGGTAGATCGTAAGATGCCGACGTTGGCGCAGAAGCGGTCTGTGGAGACCAGGGACGCATTAATTGAGGGCGCGGCCACGGTGTTCGCCCGGCTGTCGTATGGGGAAGCTCGTCTTCGCGATATCGCCGGGGACTCTGGGATCAGCGAGGGATCGATCTATTTTCACTTCGGGACGAAGGCGGAGATTGCGGGGGCAGTCATCGCCGCTCAGCAGGAGCGAATGACTGCAGTGCTTGCCGGCGTGCGGGGGAGTGCGAAGGCTCCGCGCGCTGGTCTAGAACAACTGCTGCTGTTGCTGACCCGGCTCGCGAAGTTGATCTCCAAGGACCCGGTGGTACAGGGCGGGATTCGCTTGGCGGGTGAGCCGAGCCCGGAGCTCTCGAACAATGTGAGCGAGCCGTACTTCGAATGGGTACGGATCGTGTCCTCCCTGGTCCGCCAAGGCATCGCGGACGGATCGATCCGCGCGGATGTGGACGTCGAGCGGGTGTCTGAGACGATCAACTACCTGTTCGTCGGGGCGCAGGTTCTATCGGGTCTTGCGGATTCGTGGAAGTCATTCCCGGTCCGCCTGAAGAGGGTCATCCCGACTGTTGAGGCGCTCCTTCAGCACTAG